Proteins from a single region of Hordeum vulgare subsp. vulgare chromosome 6H, MorexV3_pseudomolecules_assembly, whole genome shotgun sequence:
- the LOC123401704 gene encoding BTB/POZ and MATH domain-containing protein 2-like, whose translation MAFAGASLVADGMLCASTKSAVDSGADSGYHLLVVEGYSHAKETTPNGKWIQSRPFIVGGRCWTIDYHPNGDDSRDEEFISVFLILEDDIKQSVKVQYVFSFIDQPELQVSKHIRRREPACFYKQYDVDGQFRFMKRESHFGDLLQSKEGADITFEVDGEDFAAHRCVLAARSTVFKSQLFGAMNESSVVKISDIKANVFGGLLTFIYTDAVPEFVDMEADNDDDEIRYATQLLQFLEAADRYDLQKLKSICEEKLAGFICRKTVPDIIVVAEQRRCFGLKEACLEFIKADSTLHATFVAGGLGQETRTRTPSLLKGLLFKFGLLKL comes from the exons ATGGCTTTCGCTGGCGCATCTCTCGTCGCCGACGGCATGCTGTGCGCCTCCACCAAGTCGGCCGTCGACTCCGGCGCCGACAGCGGGTACCACTTGCTCGTTGTCGAAGGCTACTCGCACGCCAAAGAAACGACTCCCAATGGCAAGTGGATCCAGTCTCGCCCTTTCATTGTTGGAGGCCGTTGCTGGACCATCGACTACCACCCTAATGGCGATGACTCACGAGATGAAGAGTTTATATCGGTTTTCCTTATCCTTGAGGACGATATCAAGCAGAGCGTCAAGGTTCAATATGTCTTCAGTTTCATCGACCAGCCTGAGTTGCAGGTGTCGAAACACATACGGCGACGCGAACCAGCATGCTTCTACAAACAATATGATGTTGATGGCCAGTTTAGATTCATGAAAAGGGAG AGCCATTTTGGAGATCTCCTCCAGAGCAAGGAGGGTGCTGACATTACATTTGAGGTTGATGGCGAGGACTTCGCGGCGCACCGGTGCGTGCTTGCAGCCCGATCCACCGTCTTCAAGTCACAGCTCTTTGGTGCCATGAATGAATCGAGTGTCGTCAAGATAAGCGATATCAAAGCAAACGTCTTCGGGGGCTTGCTTACTTTCATCTACACTGATGCAGTGCCCGAATTTGTCGACATGGAAGcagacaatgacgatgatgaaatTAGGTATGCAACTCAGCTGCTGCAGTTCCTTGAAGCAGCGGACAGATACGATCTCCAGAAGCTCAAATCGATCTGTGAAGAGAAGTTAGCCGGCTTCATATGCCGAAAAACTGTGCCAGACATCATTGTCGTGGCTGAGCAAAGACGGTGCTTCGGGTTGAAGGAGGCCTGCTTGGAGTTCATCAAAGCTGACTCAACTTTACACGCAACTTTCGTAGCTGGTGGCCTCGGGCAGGAAACTAGGACCCGCACTCCCTCCCTTCTCAAGGGGCTTCTCTTCAAGTTTGGGTTGCTGAAACTCTGA